A DNA window from Vagococcus penaei contains the following coding sequences:
- a CDS encoding MurR/RpiR family transcriptional regulator: MSQQSVIYLLKEKLSQLSKTEKKLATWILENPKKVTTMTVTQLSEVSDASPATIVRLCYSLGLAGFTDLKFRLSREEKIIDQALHTDIVKNENVSTIKKKLKFTLNNAFEETISLLSDQDILKAVSMIEDAEIIYTFGIGASGLAASDLFQKFTRVGKSIMYSLDNHLLSTAIASTEKKN, translated from the coding sequence ATGTCCCAACAAAGTGTTATCTATCTATTAAAAGAGAAGCTTAGCCAATTATCAAAAACTGAAAAAAAATTAGCAACATGGATTCTTGAAAATCCTAAGAAAGTGACTACTATGACGGTCACACAACTGTCTGAAGTTAGCGATGCCAGTCCAGCTACAATTGTTAGATTGTGCTATTCTCTTGGTCTTGCTGGTTTTACAGATTTAAAATTCAGATTATCAAGAGAAGAAAAAATAATTGATCAAGCTTTACACACTGATATTGTAAAAAATGAAAATGTATCGACAATCAAAAAAAAATTGAAATTCACACTAAATAATGCATTTGAAGAAACGATTTCTTTGCTTAGTGATCAGGATATTTTAAAAGCTGTTAGTATGATTGAAGATGCGGAAATTATTTATACGTTTGGAATTGGCGCATCAGGATTAGCTGCATCGGATTTATTTCAAAAATTTACACGTGTCGGTAAGAGTATTATGTATTCTCTAGACAATCACTTACTAAGTACAGCAATAGCGAGTACTGAAAAAAAAAATTAG
- a CDS encoding MurR/RpiR family transcriptional regulator — MISNSGEKKEVNDLIHVAKAYDVPIIAITSNANSNTGQLADVTLLTASGIEAPIRSSATNSLMVQFYVVDTIFSTYASKHYDSVIEKLNTSKNAIDILN; from the coding sequence GTGATATCTAATTCTGGAGAAAAAAAAGAAGTTAATGATTTAATACACGTAGCTAAGGCGTATGATGTACCAATTATTGCTATTACAAGTAATGCAAATTCAAACACGGGACAATTAGCTGATGTAACATTATTAACAGCAAGTGGTATCGAGGCACCAATACGAAGTTCAGCAACTAATTCTTTGATGGTTCAGTTTTATGTAGTAGATACGATTTTTTCAACGTACGCATCAAAACATTATGATTCAGTCATTGAAAAGTTAAATACGTCGAAAAATGCAATTGATATCTTAAATTAG
- a CDS encoding DsrE/DsrF/DrsH-like family protein has protein sequence MTNENTTFTYEEIPELIQKNAYLLDIRNQCERDIGYINPSFNIPLDELEERLSELPKNQTIYLYCQSGPRGERALELLTKHQIIAKNLIGGYSAYSQQPLNIPTVDVQGLQCPAPILQVKNTLDSMKDKEQVTFIASDPGFINDVTAWCQHTGNVMINSSILEKHVEITLCKRTTTESCPLNDLPANTQLKVTPDGATMVVFSGDFDRALASMIIASGAATMGKKVTVLFTFWGLSVLKKQKIKKNGLAKMFDIMLPNHTNRLPISKMNMGGLGSKMIQTVMKKKNVTSLSDMIHQAHDLGVEFIACSMSMDIMGIEASELYDFVQIGGVAMYLGEAEKANLNLFI, from the coding sequence ATGACGAACGAAAACACAACATTTACATATGAAGAAATTCCAGAATTAATCCAAAAGAACGCTTATCTTTTAGATATCCGAAATCAATGCGAACGTGATATAGGCTATATCAATCCAAGTTTTAACATTCCGTTAGATGAGCTAGAAGAACGTTTATCTGAATTACCAAAAAATCAAACCATCTATCTATATTGTCAATCAGGGCCTAGAGGTGAACGGGCACTTGAATTACTAACAAAACATCAAATAATAGCCAAAAATCTTATTGGTGGCTATAGTGCTTATAGTCAACAACCACTTAATATACCAACAGTTGATGTGCAAGGATTACAATGTCCAGCACCTATTTTACAAGTTAAAAATACCCTTGATAGTATGAAAGATAAAGAACAAGTTACTTTCATAGCTAGCGATCCTGGTTTTATTAATGACGTAACTGCTTGGTGTCAACATACAGGAAATGTCATGATTAATAGCAGCATTCTTGAAAAACATGTTGAGATAACACTATGCAAAAGAACGACCACGGAATCATGCCCGTTAAACGATTTGCCCGCAAATACTCAACTGAAAGTCACTCCAGACGGCGCTACGATGGTTGTCTTTAGCGGAGACTTTGACCGAGCGCTAGCATCAATGATTATTGCTAGTGGTGCAGCCACAATGGGTAAAAAAGTTACAGTACTTTTTACCTTTTGGGGTCTCAGTGTCTTAAAAAAACAAAAAATCAAAAAAAATGGCCTAGCTAAAATGTTTGATATTATGCTACCAAACCACACCAATAGACTACCAATTTCGAAAATGAATATGGGTGGTCTTGGCTCTAAAATGATCCAAACCGTTATGAAAAAAAAGAATGTGACGTCGTTATCCGATATGATTCACCAAGCACATGATTTAGGCGTAGAATTTATCGCTTGCTCAATGAGTATGGATATTATGGGTATTGAAGCTAGCGAACTATATGATTTTGTTCAAATAGGCGGTGTCGCCATGTATCTTGGTGAAGCCGAAAAAGCTAATTTAAATTTATTTATTTAA
- a CDS encoding response regulator transcription factor, with amino-acid sequence MGQTIFIVEDDPVISRGLKTHLSQWGFRCLEVTNFETVGTDILVSQADLVLMDISLPFYNGFYWCELIRKQSEVPIIFLSSANENMNIVMAMNMGADDFIAKPFDFSVLVAKIQALLRRSYQFGSTNQQRYGDYVLLAQDNRIEYHQQIVDISPTECKILVLLFQQSGQVVTREAIMQKLWEGDNFIDSNTLAVNMTRLRKKLAVIQLDEHIQTIKGKGYLLEGISR; translated from the coding sequence GTGGGACAAACAATTTTTATTGTCGAAGACGATCCTGTCATTAGTCGAGGGTTAAAGACCCATTTAAGCCAATGGGGGTTTCGATGTTTGGAAGTAACAAACTTTGAAACAGTAGGTACTGATATTTTAGTCAGCCAGGCGGACTTAGTATTAATGGATATCTCCCTGCCATTTTATAATGGTTTTTATTGGTGTGAATTGATTCGTAAACAATCTGAGGTTCCGATTATTTTTCTGTCATCAGCTAATGAAAATATGAATATCGTGATGGCTATGAATATGGGAGCCGATGATTTTATTGCTAAACCATTTGATTTTTCTGTCCTTGTGGCAAAGATTCAAGCACTTTTACGCCGTAGTTACCAGTTTGGTTCCACCAATCAGCAACGTTATGGAGATTATGTTTTACTCGCTCAAGATAACCGAATTGAGTATCATCAACAGATTGTGGATATCTCACCAACTGAATGCAAAATTTTAGTGTTATTATTTCAACAGAGCGGTCAAGTTGTGACACGAGAAGCCATTATGCAAAAGTTATGGGAAGGTGATAATTTCATTGATAGCAATACTTTGGCTGTCAATATGACGCGACTTCGTAAAAAATTAGCAGTGATTCAATTAGATGAGCATATTCAGACGATTAAGGGCAAGGGATATTTATTAGAAGGGATTTCTCGATGA
- a CDS encoding sensor histidine kinase, which yields MNRFIKKYLRDHCVTYFVYLGLVALFLFTFFLYELPLLPFLDSLLFTSFGLLIWTIYDIQKNYRVHRQLLHLIQQESVNHQDYSGLTIGSTQLVQDYQQLLEKLSQENERLTHDLVTEQQRLLDYYGMWSHQIKTPLAALQVLIETRPDATNQMKNELITIDGYLSMMLHYLKMTNLEQDLILKKVAIYPLVKQVIRKYALFFIQKDLRINLEAFDKEVVTDEKWLVFILEQLIFNSLKYTNEGIISISFKDNSLVIEDTGIGILAQDLPRVFEPGYTGFNGRSYQKATGLGLHMSREIADKLGISLSITSTVGVGTKVTLVFNQQHIYIE from the coding sequence ATGAATCGATTTATTAAAAAGTATTTAAGGGATCATTGTGTGACGTATTTTGTTTATTTAGGCTTGGTTGCTTTATTTTTATTTACGTTCTTTTTATATGAATTGCCATTACTACCTTTTTTAGATAGTTTATTATTTACCAGTTTTGGGTTATTAATTTGGACAATATATGATATTCAAAAAAATTATCGTGTCCATAGACAATTGCTTCATTTAATTCAACAAGAGTCAGTTAATCATCAAGATTATAGTGGACTAACGATTGGTTCGACCCAATTGGTTCAAGATTATCAGCAACTACTTGAAAAACTTAGCCAAGAAAATGAACGTTTAACACATGATTTAGTAACAGAACAGCAACGTTTATTAGATTACTATGGTATGTGGAGCCATCAAATAAAAACACCTTTAGCAGCTTTACAAGTTTTAATTGAGACGCGTCCGGACGCGACCAATCAAATGAAAAATGAGTTAATCACAATTGACGGGTATCTTTCAATGATGTTGCATTATTTGAAAATGACGAATTTGGAGCAAGATTTGATTTTAAAAAAAGTGGCTATTTATCCATTAGTTAAGCAAGTCATTCGTAAATATGCGCTTTTCTTTATTCAAAAAGATTTACGAATTAATTTAGAAGCGTTTGACAAGGAAGTCGTGACAGATGAGAAGTGGCTAGTTTTTATTTTAGAACAGCTTATCTTTAACAGTTTGAAATATACGAATGAAGGAATAATTAGTATCTCTTTTAAAGATAACTCTTTAGTTATTGAAGATACTGGTATTGGCATTTTAGCGCAAGATTTACCACGTGTTTTTGAGCCAGGCTATACTGGTTTTAATGGACGAAGTTATCAAAAAGCGACAGGACTAGGGTTGCATATGAGCCGTGAAATTGCAGATAAGCTTGGTATTTCCTTATCAATAACCTCAACAGTTGGTGTGGGTACTAAGGTAACCCTAGTCTTTAATCAACAACATATTTACATCGAATAA
- a CDS encoding ABC transporter ATP-binding protein, whose protein sequence is MKVLEVNHVKKTYHTRLGGAKIEALKNINFSVEPGEYVAIMGESGSGKSTLLNLLATLDSPTSGTILLNGKDINQIKEKDSAMFRREHLGFVFQQFNLLDTFSVKDNILLPLVLAKTPLVEMEARLAILAPQLGLTDLLKKYPYELSGGQQQRVAAARALITNPDIILADEPTGALDSKTSAQLLSLFQKVNQEGQTILMVTHSAVAASHANRVLFIKDGQVFNQIYRGGQSNDTFLNQISETMTVLLTGEV, encoded by the coding sequence ATGAAAGTATTAGAAGTCAATCATGTCAAGAAAACGTATCATACACGATTAGGTGGTGCCAAAATTGAAGCACTAAAAAATATTAATTTTTCTGTCGAACCAGGTGAGTATGTGGCAATTATGGGTGAATCGGGTTCAGGAAAAAGTACCTTACTTAATTTATTAGCGACATTAGATTCCCCAACATCTGGTACCATTTTATTAAATGGAAAAGACATTAATCAAATTAAAGAAAAAGATTCTGCGATGTTTCGTCGCGAACACTTGGGTTTTGTTTTTCAACAATTTAACTTACTCGATACTTTTTCTGTTAAAGATAATATTTTGTTACCGTTAGTTTTAGCAAAAACACCATTGGTCGAAATGGAAGCGCGATTAGCTATTTTAGCCCCACAGTTAGGTTTAACTGACTTATTAAAGAAGTACCCTTATGAGTTATCTGGTGGACAACAACAACGTGTGGCCGCAGCACGCGCACTAATTACCAACCCCGATATTATTTTAGCAGATGAACCAACAGGTGCTTTAGACTCGAAAACTTCAGCACAGTTATTGTCATTGTTTCAAAAAGTAAATCAAGAAGGTCAAACTATTTTAATGGTAACGCATAGTGCTGTGGCAGCTAGTCATGCGAATCGCGTATTATTTATTAAAGATGGCCAAGTCTTTAATCAAATCTATCGTGGTGGTCAAAGCAATGATACTTTTTTAAATCAGATTTCAGAAACGATGACGGTTTTATTAACAGGGGAGGTGTAA
- a CDS encoding FtsX-like permease family protein, with the protein MLTNKGMSTLPSAGAAKSLFGFGSVVIMIFTVIFSLYTNSFLLKQRKKELGLYNILGMGKKELAKILFIESIFSSTLTIIIGLITGVVFSKLSFLVLKKMTGFGAQFTYSLDTVSIAKIVAFFMIIFLILYLITVIQLKMVNPLSLLQGEQHGEKEPKAKWLTALVGVSCIGIGYGISLSIKTPLSAISLFFVAVVLVIIGTYALFTASSIVILKLLKRNKRYYYQPNHFISVSSMMYRMKQNAVGLASICILSTMVLVTVATTASLYFGMDNMVKNRNPYDVSVTVTAGKNEQKIADKMQSLAKEHEVMIDEENTIQTTTRMMLINQGTAFKALSMDEFRMNDAEVASMASFMTQAEFGRLTGDKTRLDENELMLYSMNKPYKEKKAIFGDQTYDVVKTIDEMTFIPRVEGLSNAYIFVFENQQQINKAVQSLYPIDFAEYQQMDSTIYVNTSGTQANQLAYAKAVKNMMSQQKLDEYTFSSQAIDREESQGFMGGFLFLGLVFGLTFTLATGIIIYYKQISEGTQDKYRYDIMQRVGMSRDEVKRTIRSQVLMVFFFPIALATLHLVFAFPLISKMLLLFGLSDQSIFLIASVIVVTSFLVIYLMIFGQTSKAYYRIVERKN; encoded by the coding sequence ATGTTGACTAATAAAGGTATGTCAACTTTACCTAGTGCAGGTGCTGCTAAGTCGTTATTTGGATTTGGTAGTGTGGTTATTATGATTTTTACGGTGATTTTTTCGTTGTATACCAATAGTTTCTTATTAAAACAACGAAAAAAAGAATTAGGGCTTTATAATATATTAGGAATGGGTAAAAAAGAATTAGCAAAAATTTTATTTATTGAAAGTATCTTTTCAAGTACGCTAACAATTATTATTGGCCTGATAACGGGGGTTGTTTTTTCAAAGTTATCTTTTTTAGTTTTGAAGAAAATGACTGGTTTTGGTGCACAATTTACGTATTCTCTTGATACTGTAAGCATTGCGAAAATTGTGGCGTTTTTCATGATTATATTTCTGATTTTATACCTTATCACAGTCATCCAACTGAAAATGGTCAACCCATTGTCTTTGTTGCAAGGAGAGCAACATGGTGAAAAAGAACCGAAAGCCAAGTGGCTCACGGCGTTGGTTGGCGTGTCTTGTATTGGAATTGGCTATGGGATTTCCTTATCGATTAAGACACCTCTGTCTGCTATTAGCCTATTTTTTGTTGCTGTAGTGCTAGTCATTATTGGAACTTATGCCCTTTTTACAGCAAGTAGTATTGTGATTTTAAAATTATTAAAGCGAAACAAACGTTATTATTACCAACCTAATCATTTTATTTCTGTCTCAAGCATGATGTATCGCATGAAACAAAATGCAGTTGGCCTAGCGAGTATTTGTATTTTGAGTACGATGGTGTTAGTCACCGTTGCCACAACAGCCAGCTTATATTTTGGTATGGATAATATGGTAAAAAATCGGAATCCCTATGATGTAAGCGTGACGGTAACGGCGGGGAAAAATGAGCAAAAGATTGCAGATAAAATGCAATCATTAGCTAAAGAACATGAGGTGATGATTGATGAAGAAAATACCATTCAAACTACAACAAGGATGATGTTAATCAATCAAGGAACAGCGTTTAAAGCATTATCAATGGATGAATTTCGTATGAATGATGCAGAGGTCGCAAGTATGGCGAGCTTTATGACTCAAGCTGAATTTGGACGATTGACAGGTGACAAAACAAGATTAGATGAAAATGAATTAATGCTTTATAGCATGAACAAGCCTTATAAAGAAAAGAAAGCAATCTTTGGTGACCAGACCTATGATGTCGTTAAAACGATTGATGAGATGACGTTTATCCCTAGAGTTGAAGGTTTATCCAATGCTTATATTTTTGTTTTTGAAAATCAACAACAGATAAATAAAGCTGTTCAGTCGTTGTATCCAATAGATTTTGCAGAGTATCAACAAATGGATTCTACAATTTATGTTAATACATCGGGAACCCAAGCCAATCAACTTGCTTATGCAAAAGCTGTTAAGAACATGATGAGTCAACAAAAATTAGATGAATACACATTTAGCTCACAAGCGATTGATCGTGAAGAATCACAAGGGTTTATGGGTGGTTTCTTATTCCTAGGATTAGTATTTGGTTTAACCTTTACATTAGCTACAGGGATTATTATTTACTACAAACAAATTTCAGAAGGAACACAAGACAAATACCGTTATGATATTATGCAACGTGTTGGCATGAGTCGTGATGAAGTAAAACGGACGATTCGTAGTCAAGTATTGATGGTCTTTTTCTTTCCAATTGCCTTAGCGACATTGCATTTAGTTTTTGCTTTTCCGTTAATTAGTAAGATGTTATTACTATTTGGTTTAAGTGATCAATCAATCTTTTTAATAGCAAGCGTAATTGTTGTCACCAGTTTTTTAGTCATTTACTTAATGATTTTTGGGCAAACGTCAAAAGCCTATTATCGAATTGTTGAACGAAAAAATTAA
- a CDS encoding organic hydroperoxide resistance protein, which yields MKKLYETSIINTGGRSGEVHSPDKSFHYQVTSPGIKRENTTNPEQLFAAAYSACFNSALELVMQQAKIEAKSTVTARISLYEDPEGGYKVGAQLEVSIPGVDKAQAEELVTKAHGVCPYSKATRNNIEVELTVVD from the coding sequence ATGAAAAAATTATATGAAACAAGTATTATCAATACAGGTGGTCGTTCTGGAGAGGTGCACTCACCAGATAAAAGTTTTCATTACCAAGTGACTTCACCCGGAATTAAAAGAGAAAATACAACAAATCCTGAACAATTATTTGCGGCAGCCTATAGTGCCTGTTTTAATAGTGCATTAGAACTAGTTATGCAACAAGCTAAAATTGAGGCTAAAAGTACTGTAACAGCACGTATCTCACTTTATGAAGACCCAGAAGGTGGGTATAAAGTTGGTGCTCAATTAGAAGTGTCTATCCCTGGTGTCGACAAAGCACAAGCTGAAGAACTCGTTACCAAAGCACATGGAGTATGTCCTTACTCTAAAGCAACACGTAATAACATTGAAGTTGAATTAACAGTTGTTGATTAA
- the nrdD gene encoding anaerobic ribonucleoside-triphosphate reductase, with amino-acid sequence MLEINVATDKDGLLSSELHKIKVIKRDGRVVEFDDDKIKNALIKAETKIRGSLDPMTYTKIDHLISLINHEIAERFTKNIKIYEIQNIVEHTLLDKCEYKLAEEYINYRTQRDFERRRATDINFTISKLLNKDSQLVNENANKDSNVFNTQRDLTAGIVGKSIGLKLLPPHVANAHQKGDIHYHDLDYHPYSPMTNCCLIDFKGMLNNGFKIGNAEVEAPKSIQTATAQISQIIANVASSQYGGCSADRIDEFLAPFAEKNYYKHLEDAKKWIADASQHDLYAKEKTRKDIYDAMQSLEYEINTLFTSNGQTPFTSLGFGLGTNWFEREIQRAIFENRIKGLGEEHRTAIFPKLIFTIKEGVNRLPSDPNYDIKELALKCATKRMYPDILNYDKIVELTGSFKTPMGCRSFLQGWKNDAGEEVNSGRMNLGVVTLNLPRIALEADGDQEKFWNLLEERLAIVKDALVFRINRCKEATPENAPILYMYGAFGEKLKKTDSVDKLFRNKRATISLGYIGLYEVAAAFFGGSWEQNATAKEFTLDIIRSLKEHADLWGNEYGYHFSVYSTPSESLTDRFCRLDQEKFGEVADITDKDYYTNSFHYDVRKNPTPFEKLDFEKDYPQYCSGGFIHYCEYPVLQTNPKALEAVWDYSYDKIGYLGTNTPIDHCYECDFEGDFNPTERGFECPQCGNRDPKTCDVVKRTCGYLGNPQARPMVHGRHKEIASRVKHMK; translated from the coding sequence ATGCTAGAAATTAACGTGGCGACAGATAAGGATGGCTTATTAAGTTCGGAATTACACAAAATTAAAGTTATTAAACGTGATGGACGAGTAGTTGAATTTGATGACGACAAAATTAAGAATGCTTTGATTAAAGCTGAGACCAAAATAAGAGGCTCGCTAGATCCAATGACATACACTAAAATTGATCATTTAATTAGTCTAATTAATCATGAAATTGCTGAACGGTTTACTAAAAATATTAAAATTTATGAAATTCAAAATATTGTTGAACATACTTTATTAGACAAATGTGAGTATAAGTTAGCAGAAGAATATATCAATTATCGGACGCAACGTGATTTTGAGCGCCGTCGGGCAACGGATATTAATTTTACGATTAGTAAACTATTAAACAAGGATAGTCAATTAGTCAATGAAAATGCTAATAAGGATAGTAATGTGTTTAATACACAACGGGATTTGACAGCAGGCATCGTGGGGAAATCAATAGGATTGAAGTTATTACCTCCTCATGTAGCTAATGCTCATCAAAAAGGCGATATTCACTACCACGACTTAGATTATCATCCCTATTCACCAATGACTAATTGTTGTTTGATTGATTTTAAAGGGATGCTAAATAATGGTTTTAAAATCGGCAATGCTGAAGTTGAAGCACCAAAATCAATTCAAACAGCGACTGCACAAATCTCACAAATAATAGCAAACGTCGCATCTAGCCAATATGGTGGCTGTTCAGCAGATCGTATTGATGAATTTTTGGCCCCTTTTGCTGAAAAAAACTATTATAAACATCTCGAAGACGCAAAAAAATGGATTGCTGATGCGAGTCAACATGATTTGTATGCAAAAGAAAAAACGCGTAAAGATATCTATGATGCCATGCAAAGCCTAGAATATGAAATTAATACACTGTTCACATCAAACGGTCAAACGCCATTTACTTCATTAGGTTTTGGTTTAGGAACTAATTGGTTTGAACGTGAAATCCAACGGGCCATCTTTGAAAATCGAATCAAGGGTCTAGGTGAGGAACATCGGACAGCAATTTTCCCTAAATTAATTTTTACAATTAAAGAAGGTGTGAACCGTCTACCAAGTGACCCTAATTATGATATCAAAGAATTAGCTTTAAAATGTGCAACTAAGAGAATGTATCCAGATATTTTAAATTACGATAAGATTGTTGAATTAACTGGTAGTTTTAAAACACCAATGGGTTGTCGATCATTTTTACAAGGTTGGAAAAATGATGCTGGTGAAGAAGTAAATTCTGGACGGATGAATCTAGGTGTTGTGACACTAAACCTACCGAGAATCGCGTTAGAAGCAGACGGCGATCAAGAAAAATTTTGGAACTTACTTGAAGAAAGATTAGCTATCGTTAAAGATGCCTTGGTATTTAGAATTAATCGATGCAAAGAAGCAACACCAGAAAATGCACCAATCCTTTATATGTACGGTGCATTTGGTGAAAAATTGAAAAAAACGGATTCTGTGGATAAGCTATTTAGAAATAAACGTGCGACGATTTCTTTAGGTTATATTGGTTTATATGAAGTTGCTGCGGCTTTCTTTGGCGGTTCTTGGGAACAAAATGCCACAGCGAAAGAATTTACTCTTGATATTATTCGGTCATTGAAAGAGCATGCTGATCTTTGGGGAAATGAGTACGGTTATCACTTTAGTGTGTATTCTACACCAAGTGAAAGTTTAACTGATCGTTTCTGTCGTCTAGACCAAGAAAAATTTGGTGAGGTTGCTGATATTACTGATAAAGACTATTATACAAATAGCTTTCATTATGATGTTCGTAAGAATCCAACGCCATTTGAAAAATTAGATTTTGAAAAAGACTATCCTCAATATTGTTCAGGTGGTTTTATTCATTATTGCGAGTATCCAGTCTTACAAACAAATCCAAAAGCACTTGAAGCTGTGTGGGATTATTCGTACGATAAAATAGGTTACTTAGGGACAAATACTCCAATCGATCATTGTTATGAATGTGATTTTGAGGGAGATTTTAATCCAACGGAACGTGGATTTGAATGTCCACAATGTGGAAATCGTGACCCTAAAACGTGTGATGTAGTAAAACGAACATGTGGCTATTTAGGTAATCCACAAGCACGTCCAATGGTACATGGTCGTCATAAAGAGATTGCATCACGTGTTAAACATATGAAATAA
- the nrdG gene encoding anaerobic ribonucleoside-triphosphate reductase activating protein, with protein sequence MRNPKPKEWTADEWSKNRIADYKPFMFVDGEGVRCSLYVSGCLFACKGCFNKAIQNFNYGEPYSIELENQILNDLSHDHVQGLTLLGGEPFLNTQVCLRLVNRVREVYGQQKDIWSWSGYTFEELLEETDDKLDLLAKIDVLVDGRFELARRDLTLQFRGSSNQRLIDVQKSLVAHQAVIWDKCIDASRYTN encoded by the coding sequence ATGAGAAATCCAAAACCAAAAGAGTGGACAGCAGACGAGTGGAGTAAAAATCGTATTGCCGATTATAAACCTTTTATGTTTGTTGATGGTGAAGGCGTTCGTTGTAGTTTATATGTTAGCGGTTGTTTATTTGCATGCAAGGGCTGTTTTAATAAAGCAATTCAAAATTTTAATTACGGCGAGCCGTATTCTATAGAATTGGAAAATCAGATTCTTAATGATTTAAGTCATGATCACGTTCAAGGTCTAACATTACTTGGTGGTGAACCATTTTTGAATACGCAAGTGTGTTTACGATTAGTTAATCGTGTACGTGAAGTTTACGGTCAGCAAAAGGATATTTGGTCGTGGAGTGGATACACGTTTGAGGAATTATTGGAAGAAACGGATGATAAATTAGATTTATTAGCTAAAATTGATGTCTTAGTTGACGGACGTTTTGAATTAGCACGTCGTGACTTAACATTACAATTTCGAGGAAGTAGTAACCAACGCTTAATTGATGTGCAAAAATCGTTAGTAGCTCATCAAGCCGTTATTTGGGATAAGTGTATTGATGCGAGTCGTTACACTAACTAA
- a CDS encoding DUF1622 domain-containing protein yields the protein MSRLIEVIETITDYTAILILVIGGVKSFINLIRIEINSVEGRKKALHKDIEKVNLSSYILLSIQFMIISDLIRTVTSDSFKTIMYVSILIIIRGITAKLVVQETTVTKQHIADDEDN from the coding sequence ATGTCTCGTCTTATAGAAGTTATAGAAACTATTACTGATTATACGGCTATTTTAATTTTAGTTATTGGTGGTGTTAAAAGTTTTATTAATCTTATTCGAATTGAAATCAATAGTGTCGAAGGACGTAAAAAAGCTCTTCATAAAGATATTGAAAAAGTAAATTTAAGTTCTTATATCTTATTGAGTATTCAATTTATGATTATTAGTGATTTGATTCGCACAGTAACGTCAGATTCTTTCAAAACAATTATGTATGTTTCTATTTTAATTATTATTCGTGGCATTACAGCCAAATTAGTTGTCCAAGAAACAACAGTGACAAAACAACATATTGCAGATGATGAGGATAACTAA